From the genome of Mustela erminea isolate mMusErm1 chromosome 3, mMusErm1.Pri, whole genome shotgun sequence:
cttgttgagtatcttagcatccatattcatcagtgatattggtctgatattctcctttttggtagggtctttgcctggtttgggcatctgggtaatgctgccttcatagaaagagtctggaagttttccttctgcttcaattttttgaaacagcttcaggagaataggtgttatttcttctttgaatgtttggtagaattccccagagtatctgtcaggtcctgggctcttgatttttgggagatttttttcaccacttcaatcttgttactagatactGGTTTATTTAAGTTGTCGATTTCTCCctagttcaattttgggagtttatagttctccaggaatgcatccatttcatgtaGTTTGCTTAGctaattggcatataactgttaattataacttctgatgattgtttctacttacTTGGTGTTCGTtgttatctctcccttttcattcatatttttatgaatttgggcttctctcttttcttttggtttagtgtggccagtggtttatcgatcttattgattctttcaaaaaaccagcttctagttttattgatacgtTCTACCGTacctctggtttctacctcattgatctcagctctaattttgatgatttcccttcttatatgtggagttggtttcatttgttgttgattccccagttcttgaaggtgtagagaaagctactgtgttctggatttttcaatgtTTTGGAGGGAgccttggatggttatgtattttcccctttaggaccgcctttgctgtatcccataggcttcggactgaagtgtcttcattctcattgatttccatgaattgtttcagttcttctttgatcccctggttgatccaagcattcttaaacaaggtggtctttagctttcaggtgtttgagttccttcagaacttttccttgtgattgagctccagtttcaaagcattgtgatctgagaatattcagggaataatctcagtcttttggtatctgttcagtcctgatttgtgacccagtatatggtctattcttgagaaggttccatttacacttgagaagaatgaatattttgttgttttagggtggaatgttccatatatatctatgaggtccatctggtccagtgtgtcattcaatgctcttgtttctttattgattttctgcttcgataaactgtctatttctgagagtgttgtgttaagatctcctattattaatgtattcatatcaatatgattctttgtcttgattaacaattttcttatgtagtttGCTGCTCCcttattgggggcatagatatttacaattgttagatcatcttggtggatagtccctttaagaatgatgtcgtgtccttctgtatctctgactacagcatttgtttaaaatccaatttatctgatatgagaatcactatgCCTGCCtacttttgaggcccattggcatgaaagacgCTTCTCCatgccttcactttcagtctgggtgtatctttaggttaaaaatgagtctcttgtagacaacatatagatgggtcctgtcattttatccaatctgcaaccctgtgccattttggATTCATTTCGCCCTTAACATTgtgagtgattattgatagatacgtttttattggcATCGTGTTAtattgaagtctttctttctgtagattgtttctatatttctgttcaatgctattcttacgatttttcctcttttatagaacccccccttaatatttcctgcagtgttggcttggtggttgcatagtcttttaagccttgccggtcttggaaactctttatctctccattcattttgaatgtcagtcttgctggataaagtattcttggctgcaagttcttctcatttaatgccctgaatatgtcttgccagccttttctggcttgccaggtctctgtggacaggtctgacctTAATTTGataggctttcctctgtaaggaaCCTCTCTgccctagcagctttcaagagattacacctacaattatgattcctcaatttgactatcaggtgccttggtgttttttttggaatctataatcttgggtggagacctttcggccactagtacatgaatgctggttccattcccgagattggggaaattttcataaagaacttgttccactatatcttctagacttctttctttctcctcaccttcagggattccaatcattctgatgttggaatatttcatggcatcatttatttccttgattctgtttttgtggtttccaagctgtttgttccaggcttcctcctgatcctttctctctatctctttgtcctccagattactaattctatcttctgtctcagttaccctagctttgagagaatttagattagattggaactcattgagagcattgtgaagttcatctctggtagctttcagctcatccctaacattgtgaacatcctgtctgatcgctttcagttcagccctaatcaattcagtttggtcatccatggctttctccaacctagctattgcctggataattgttagctgaattctctttctgatatattgtctatgttgatagccattagctctctTCCAGAAGgtccttcctctgtgttcttctTCTGtttggcattcctcctcctagtcattttggtgagagatgactgaacagatgtagctggatgtatcgaccatggtgcagtcaaggtgcacccttgacaaggaacacttctgagcaattaggtttccccacccaaatgagagacaaaagaaaagaaaagaaaaagggaaagaaaggggagatgaaagagaaggttcagcccaaatgggccccatggtacgatttatgaagtatataaacaaaaacagacaagcaaaaagactgataaaagtatatgacacgagaaaaatatatatatacatataaaggaagaaccttatcaaaaagaaccccaagtataatatttatatactatcaggacaaacaaaaatacacagataCAGTAGTGTAAGAAAAAGATAgaagagtggttataaattctcagtgttggTGAgcaaggttgttttgattcttcctggatgtatcttgatatatttgttaaaggactcaactttccttagataaagggggattaaaaattggtttacctataggggtagtattgattggggaaagggggttactttgaagtttaactctatatgaatattagaaaataaaaataaaaagcaataaactaaactaaactaaactaaaattaaaaaaaaaaagaaattcaaaaattagaaatgcaaaagaaaaacacaggtgtatgtatcaaaaagttcaggttggAAGGtgattatggaatttgatgtactggacagctcattttgatggtaaataggttaaaattatctatataaaatataatgaaccATAATTGTtggaaagagttaaaaataaaagttgtcctatgaagtagtggtggttgttctcttgtagtctttttttttttttcctttcttggttggttttctggagAAGGGGCCTGCCAAGtaggttttcagtcaatgatgttccctgtgttaagtcctcccgcccccctcaagggggtgtgctctgaggaaactggttttttttcaggcttttgttctttggcggtttttatgtttgttcactttttttttctctcaccttgaccgcttttgatggtttttgtagttttagaggaaaacaatgtGCACCCTGAGCTCCCTCTCAGAgtgaagcctcagtctggctgcagagcccaaatgaGTTCCCCCTTTTCCACTGGAAGAGCAGGTTCAGAGTCCTGGTCcttggggatgcaggatcttttgtttcaacccaaaaccacggcagcggcggcagtctgggagctccagaccgCCAAAGCAgattccaagcagcgatcgcacactgagatttttctgcTAGCCTgggctgggaatgcctggtctttgtaggtctaagagtgcccggcttgcacGCTCCTCTTTCAGGGGCAGCTATGGGTCATGCGCAtatctcaggcactgagaacggggcgcaggtcccaAAGCACCGGGCTGGTCTTTTGCACACCTCTGTCGGGAGAGATTGGGACGTGCAttttaggctctgaaacaatggcacagGTCAAAGCCcgccggctgggcctttgtaactctttCAGGGGAGTATGAGGGACGCATGACGTATCTCAGGTTTTGTAGCAGGGCTCGTGTGTTCTGCCATCTggtgtggctcccatcccctcacaggagccaaaACCCACACATTCCCAGGCGCACTGGCAGCTGAGGGACCAATaccaggtttctccactgcactctctctggctcagcaccagggaaggctgtcctgggactggggacttaatctcctgtccctagccaccccaatTCCTACAATCCCCCCCCTGtgatcctttgcttttttgagtgctttcaaccagtctccattaatgctggtccccagggcACTCTTGGGGGCTGGGCACTCTAGGATTGggttattactttccaaccaatcacctctggtggctccctccttcttttgcttatcttctgatatcagtccgccattcccactccactttacctgcccactggtgtcttctgtccctgtagagatccagatgttataattctgatctcaagctgatttcatgggtgatcagagttctttggtaggtaatcagctcactttagggtacaggtgaAAAAGGCATcttctcctacttccccgccatcttgtaccccctcccatacaaattttaggattgtttgtcccaGCAAGTTGAAGAAtgctgtggaattttgattgggacgatgtttaaagtatagattgctctgggcagtatagacattttaataataataattgttctGATCCATGAgtttggaatgtttttccatctttttgtgtcttctttgatttctttcatgagtattctgtagttcctggagtacagatcctttacctctttggttaggttttttcccaggtatgttatggttcttggtactatagtaaatggaattgattctttaattttcctttctatgtttttattgttaatgtataagCAAACAACtggtgttcatcatcattaaccatcagggagattcaaaccaaaagcacattgagacatcaccttacaccagttagaatggcaaaaattaacaagacaagaaatagcaagtgtatgagaggatgtggagaaaggggaactctcttatgCTGTTGAtgggaaatgcaagttggtgcagcaactttggaaaacagtgtggatattcctcaaaaaattaaaaataaaactactttatGATGTGAcaatttcactactggatatttacccaaagatacagatataatgaaaataagGGCCACATGTTTgccaatgttgatagcagcaatggccacagtaggtaaactgaggaaagagaaaatttgcCCTTCAAccgacgaatggataaagaagatgtggtccatttatacaatggaatattaaacctccatcaaaaaggatgaatactcaacttttgtatcaacatggacgggactgaaggagattattctgagtgaaataagtcaagcagagaaagtgaattatcatatggttttacttatttcagagcataagaaataacatgaaggacattagaagaagTAAAGGAAAGGTAAGTTGGGGGAAgtcggaatgggagaagatgcatgaaagactgtggacactgagaaacaaattgagggttttagagaggaggagaATGGTGGTTTAGGTGAGCTTTGTGATAAGTATTAAGAAGGgtgcatattgcatggagcacaggctgtcatgcctaaacaatgaatcttggaacactggacaaataataaaaaaataaaataaaataataaaaataaattgtgtataCTAGCCAAGAGGTAAGTTTGAAAATAACACTTTATTCATTTACTACTATACATATATGGGCTAATTTTGAATTGAGAAACATTTTGATTTCTATGAAGAATCATAAGTTTTGTTACACAattaaccatattttttaaaagattttatttatttgtttgacagacagagatcacaagtagacagagaggcaggcagagagagaggaggaagcaggctctctgctgagcagagagcctgatgtggggcttgatcccatgaccctgagatcatgacctgagtcaaaggcagaggctttaacccactgagccaccaggtgctcccaCAATTAATCATTCTTAAATTGTAACAGTATTGTATGtgcttttggaaaatataaaaaataaataggtagaaaAACATAGAGCTCATTTATGTTGATGTATATTCTTTTTGCACTTGTATATTACAAATACACAggcaaatgcaaaaaaataaatgcatggcaaaatgcaaaatgtaaaaaaaaaatcacttttccaCCTAGGGAAAGTAAAAAAGAGtggagatgagaaaggaaattaaagtttCCACTTTATTAATTGGAAGGTCTCATGGCACTTAGCTCTactggttaaaaaagaaaagaaaaatctcaaagtcaATTTAATTCTTTGCACTTCTGACTTCATGACATCTATAATGACATAAGATAGCATCAGAACTCATGGTTAGTGCAGTTAATTAGCTCTCATTCTAATTAGTCAATTTTAAACATGCACAAAAACACAAGACCCATATAAATTCCCTCTCAATCTGTACTTGCCAGTTGGAGAAAAGACTACCATTCAGCAAAACACTGGAAACCAGAGCAAAAACAATGATTAAACAGGAATTTTCATCTTGCTGGGCAATAGATCCAGCTTTCAACTTTTATTCCTATGTTAGAAAGTGTCTTTTATTGagcttatttttatcttaaaggtTCATGATGTTTAAATAATTGACTTATATAATCAGGGAAACTTGATTCTTATAGGTAAGTGAATTCCTTCCAAATCCCTATTCACCTACTATACACTTCCCAGTGttattccctctcccttcctatGTCTAACTATGtaaatttatttcacaattttgtcttccattttccttcaggaaaataaagcagcattatattttaattttgtttattagtTACATAGGAGGCATGTGCTTTTATTgaagcaaaatatataaatcataataATATGGAGGtatttctaggattttttattatcttttaaaataaagctcaCAGAGTATCTTCTTAAAGCCTTTGAATAAATATTAGTGACTTTAATTTAACCTTGATTACATTGAAGATGCAAATTATTATCTTAGTCTTTATTATTGTCAcagacagaaaatacaaagataattttTGGTTCTACCcatatttcccttttcatttacCTCTACTATAAAAGGTTAGAGATaattaaagggagaaataatCTCTTAGTTATCCATACTAAGTCTTGAAATACATGAAGATTACAGTTCACATTGAACTAAAGTGATTTTATAAGGATGAGTAAACAAATTACTAAAGTTTATTTCATATTCCTTTGCTACTTTTCAATCTATTaccacaaagtaaaaagaaaaaaaaaactcgtTTATGGATATGTGAGgtaatatctctatttttatataaattttaggttatcacatgaaaaaaaattctaaactgtTTTAATGAGTgtcttaaaatatctttctacATGTATTGAAGAAGAAATAGTTTGCAAGATATGCCTTACCCCATTAATAACTTCACAATCAGTGAATAACAGAACCAGCCAAAAGAGAAACATTCGGAAGATTCAAGAAAATTGTTCttatgtttccaaaaaaaaaaaaatcatcatgtcTGAGAAATTAATGAATGTGACCCTAATAACAAAATTCTTGCTCATGGGATTCCCTGATGATCAGGTGCTACAGAGACTTTATGCTGTATTCTTCTCCCTGGTTTACCTGATGGCCCTGATGGGAAACCTCCTCATTATCACCCTCATCACCATTGATCAGCATCTGCAAaaacccatgtacttcttcctgaaAAATCTGTCTTTGATTGATATGTGTTACATCTCTGTCACTGTCCCCAAATCTATCATGAACAATCTGACCAACAACCATTCCATCTCCTTCGTGGGATGTGCCTCacaggttttctttgttcttgtcTTTGCTGGCACAGAGTTTGCCCTCCTTCTGGTGATGTCCTATGACCGCTACGCTGCCATCTGCTGTCCTCTGCACTATGAGGCCATCATGAATAGAGGTGCCTGTGTGCAGATGGTGACAGCATCTTGGTTCAGTGGGTGTATCTATGGATCCATTCATGTTGCAGGCacattttctgtccatttctgtaaGCCAAACATAGTGCATCAATTTTTCTGTGACATTCCATCACTGCTTACACTTGCTTGTTCTGGGGACCAAACTCTGGAATATGTGTTAATTATTGTtagttgttgttttgcttttgtgtgtTTTACTTTCATGGTTGTTTCCTATGTTTATATTGTGTCCACTGTCCTAAGAATTCCATCTTCACAAAGCAGGTTTAAAACCTTCTCTACCTGCATGCCCCATCTAACTGTGGTAACATTGTTCCTCTCTTCTGGATATATTGCATATTTAGGTTCAACCTCAAAATCCCCAACATCAATGAACCTCTTAATGTCTGTGTTATATTCTCTGTTACCTCCCAGCCTGAATCCTGTCATTTACAGCCTGAGAAACAGGGACATGAAAGTGGCCCTCGGaaatatttttagtgaaaaataacaccaaatatataaatgtttacagTATCAATGAATATGATATCTACTAATATCTATCAAATCTTTGCTTTGTACAATTTATTTGATaaccataaataaaattctttcaaatataaatgcacgtaattttcaattatttggTTTATACATCTTGTAAATTTAACGGATACACATTTTATCATTGGTGCTGCTCCATaggatgtatatgtatatggctAGTTGGATTTGAATGTCATTGGAGAGCCTTAGCATACGGAGATGCTATCTGCTCACTCATCCATCCTCTCCTGGGATATTCCCTTCTCCAAGGGAGCAGACACATACTGGTGAGGGGGATCTCCCACATCCTGATAAAGTGCTATGCTGGCTGACTATGAAGATATCTTGGAAATAGGTTTCCTGATGGCAGACCTTAACTACCACAGAGAAGGCCAGCACGTCTGGATCAACAAAacctttgttgatttttttttaatcatgttccATTTAAGACAAAAATGCTTTGACAATCCATAATGCTTTCACTTTATCTGTATATCTGACAACAAATCCGGTTGGTAATTCCAGCCCCTTACTTGCTTAAGAGCTGAGAAACAagtttatgtcttaaaaaaacagtaaagaataGGCATTGTATGTTCTGAGGAATTGCCAGTGTGCTCAAAGTCAATTTTAATATTCCTAGCCTCATATTTGTCACATAGTACtggaatgtgtatttttttaatacaacattGAACATTGTTAAAAACACCATTTATAAAGTTTATCCACAGAAGAAATTGATTAGATAACTTGGTTATGATGATGtcaatgtatattatatatcagAATCAGATATactgtttataaaataatttccctttttatataaaaattaaatgtattcaaaAATATAGACAAAAAATCTATAGGTTTTTAAGAAGTAACATAATAGAGAGTATACACTTTCCAGGGTTTCACTAGGAGTACTAAGTATACAAGAATATGAATGTCAGTCAGACTATAAGGAAAGCCATAGTATATGTAAATAAGAAGctgtgacaatttttttaaaggaatcataTGAAATAGATCTGAGGACGAGGACAATCTATGCAAAAATTAGGAGAGATATATATGGAATTAATCGAACCAATTCAAAGGTCATTGCTCCAAATTAGGAACTAAATGAGTCAGTTACAATAGGAATAGATGGTGATTTGGAGAAAATTCTAAATATTGAATGATAATGTTGGGCAAGAAATAATCTAATTCCAGAAATGTAATATATGCATGAtcatgttatttataaaataaatttaaacatatgtataaaatgattgtataaaagttaaagaaaactacatcctaaaataaaatagcaagcaTTAAGTGAAGTAAATTCACTTGCATACTGAATTTATATcattaatgaaaaagagaagacattaaTATTggaagaatagcaaagaaagttTGAgtcattatgaaaaaaatcaatctcaTTAGGTACCTAAAATATACAAGACCACTTGACTTAAATTTCAGACTGAATACCACTTGACTTAAATTTCAGACTGAATACAGTTACACAGAATTCTTTTCAATGTGTTCTCAGTGTTATATTTggtctatttttttaagacagaatAATTTTTGACCTACTTTCTGTCTACAATGACCTGTTCTTTTCTGTCTCACAggaatattgatttttattgtaCACTGTGTCTTCAATTATAAGGTTGACAATTTTTGTttgaaagtattattttatttattttttgaaagtattattttaaatggaaagttttattatttactttttctattgTGAAAATATCTTACAGTATGGGTATACATGACttagtattattatttactttgtcAAAGTAGTGTGCTGTTTAGTTATTTTTTGGTATGAACATCCATATATTAATTTGTTTACAATATACAAACCCACACACAGGATTTCGACATCCTCTGCTGAAATGTAACTATGCTTTTTTTCCAATGTATTGAGACATAATTACAAATAGCATTGTACATGTTTAAGGTCTACAACATGCTGACTTAGTACTCATATATTGTGATATTATTTCTAACATAGATTTAGCTAGTACCTTCATCTCATAATTTAGCTACTATGTTTTTGCAtggtaggaatataaaagaaCTACTGACTTAATTTTCAAGTCGAAAACAGTGCTGTTTACTATACTCAAAATACTGTGCATTAGATCAAAAGAGTTAGCAAGTGGTAATGCAGATGTGGAAGAAAAGATCTTTTGTACACTGTTGGGATAGTAACTAGTACAGCTAcaataaaaattgtatggaatttctcaaaaatgaagtATGGAACTATTGTATGAACTGAAAATAACtgtatttactttataaaatagaTAGATTAAACTTTATTGACTTTTAGAGGTTTGAATCACAGAATCAATTGCTCTGAAAGCATTTATATGAGAATGGAGTGTACCAATAAGAGAGATAGCATTAGTATGTCTTCTCTGGGGAAGtgtttgtttatgtcttctgtccatattttgactggattatttggtgttttggctgttgagttagagaagttctttatagatcttgaatatcagccctttatctgtagtgttatttgcaaatatcttctcccattccacggGTTGCCTCTTCCTTTGCTGTAttaaagctttttatcttgatgaagccccaaaagttcatttttgtttttgtttcccttgcctttggagatgtgtcttgagggggagataaaccatgagagccTACCAACTCTGgtgaaacaacctgagggttttagagggaaaggggtggagggatgggttatCCCAGTGCTGGGTActgagggcacggattgcaaaGAGCACTGGTTATTACATGCAAACAATCAATTGgagaacacaacatcaaaaactaatgtactatatggtgactaacataacataatataaaagacagagagatagagagagagtaagcattaGAGAAACTGTGTTCATGATATTAGCTGTTGACCCAAAAGAGACAGCTCTTCAAATATTTAGATACTTAATTGATACTAAATACTTTAGTatctaaatatgttatttttccatattttgttttgcatgtggatagagtttttaaagatttttatttatttacttgacagacagagatcacaagtaggcagagaggcaggcagagagagagagagagaggggaaagcaggctccctgctgagcagatagcctgatgtggggcttgattccaggaccctggggtcatggtctgagctgaaggcagaggtttcaacccactgagccactcaggcacccctatatcaGGAGTTTTTGATGAATTGCATGATTTTAAACTACTTTATGATACTCATAATTTATACCTATGTAAAAACTGAAAGActtataatgatttttaatttctgaatttggatttctttcataaaatttaaaatgtctataacgTATAGAAAGTGAAGTGTAAAGGATCACATATGGTCACcagttatcttttatttaaaaaacatatattttcatttatttgagagggagagagttagagaaggagcagggagatagggagaaacagactctctgcccATCAGGGAGGAATCTGTTATGGAGCTTGATCCattcctggatcatgacctgaactgaatacactctcaaccaactgagccacccaggcgcccctcaccagtcaacctttaagaaaataattgcttcaatggtatatatattcctttgttcccaaagacatttatttgaaatttctattttatacctctattttatttactttttactaaaatattttctccataagaATGTGTTTGTGCATATATAAGTTGTGTGTCTTAGTAAGCTTAGATTTCCATAACAAAATGCTATTGACTGAGTAGATTAAgcatcataatttattttattacagttcCAAAGCCTGGAAGTCTAAGGCCAGGGTGCCAGAAATGACAGGTTCTGGTAAAAGCCCTTTGCTTGGCTTAAAgtttcctgccttctctctagGTCCTCGTATGgcagatatatagagagagacagagacaaagagaaagagagagatacataaagagagagaggaagggataaCTTTCCTTGGTCTTTTCATAATAATCCAAATCCTATAAAATAATGGTG
Proteins encoded in this window:
- the LOC116585535 gene encoding olfactory receptor 14A16-like, producing MSEKLMNVTLITKFLLMGFPDDQVLQRLYAVFFSLVYLMALMGNLLIITLITIDQHLQKPMYFFLKNLSLIDMCYISVTVPKSIMNNLTNNHSISFVGCASQVFFVLVFAGTEFALLLVMSYDRYAAICCPLHYEAIMNRGACVQMVTASWFSGCIYGSIHVAGTFSVHFCKPNIVHQFFCDIPSLLTLACSGDQTLEYVLIIVSCCFAFVCFTFMVVSYVYIVSTVLRIPSSQSRFKTFSTCMPHLTVVTLFLSSGYIAYLGSTSKSPTSMNLLMSVLYSLLPPSLNPVIYSLRNRDMKVALGNIFSEK